In [Phormidium] sp. ETS-05, the genomic window CTTGGCGGCTTCATCCTCTACCATTTCCAAAAAATCCCCACTATTGGCGAAACCCTCTATCACGACAACCTAGAATTCACCGTTGTTTCCGCCGATGGACCGAGGTTAGACCAGATTCGCCTCCACTTAGGCAAAGGAGCTTTTGGCCGGGGGGACCAGATAGGAGCCGCCCCATCCTGGGGGCCGATGGAGAGAGAAGAAGAGGAAACATCAGCCGACAGTATGGAAACCAATCTGGATACATTACCGCCGAGGGGCTCCGCCGACCTTCCGTTAGAGCCATTAGCAGAAACACCGCTAACAGAGTCAGACTTGGGGCTGAATGAAGAAGGTTCTCCGTAGAGCTTCAGGGGCAAGGGGAGACGGGGGGACGGGGAGACGGGGTGACGGGGGGACGGGGTGACGGGGGGACGGGGTGACTGGGTGACGGGGTGACGGGGAGATAATTGACAATTGACAATTGACAATTGACAATTATCAATTATCAATTATCAATTGTCAATTATCAATTATACCCAGTCCCCTGGTCCCCTGGTCCCCTGGTCCCAATTTTTATTAAAAAGGTCCCCTGGGACTTGGGTCCCCCCCTGGGTTGGGCTACCGCTGGGGCAAGGTAACGCCGAACTCCGTCCCCTTGCCCAGTTCACTTTCCACCTCCACGGTTCCCCCGTGTAAATCCACACATTTCTTCACCACGGTTAGTCCCAGTCCGCTCCCTTGGATATCAATCACATTTTCTGCCCGATAGAAAGCCTCAAATAAGCGCTGTTGGTCTTCTTGAGAAATGCCGATGCCTTCATCACGCACGCGGATGATTAGCCGTTCTGACTCCAGAACTACAGAGCAAGAAATCGCCCCACCTGCAGGAGAATATTTAATGGCATTAGAGAGCAAATTGATGAAAATTGACCGAAGTAATTTTTCATCAACTAAAGCCGTAATATCCTTATTGTATGACTCATACAGCTCTTCCCAACTACTGGGTTTCAGAGAAGTTTGGTCAAGATACATATAAATACTTGGGAGGGAAACTATATGAGTATAACTATCGGCATTGTCGCTAGAATCCGCGGCAAAAATACTTAATGAAATATTGTGATTAGTGTTAATCACAAACAATTGCATCTCTTCTAATACATGGTAACAAAACTTGGTGAGATTCACCGATTGCGGATGAAAATCTAAACGTTTAGTTTCCGCTTGATTAATAGTCAAAATATCTTCCATCAAGTGGAGGGAACGCTTGACGGATAGTTCTATACGCTGCAAGTTTTTCACAGTCTTGGCGTTTAACCACTGGGGATTACTGTTTTGCAGGATTTGCGCCGACATCAAAATCGTACTCAGGGGGGTGCGGAATTCATGGGACACCATTGAGAAAAAGCGCCGCTGTAGCTGGCTGATTTCTCGCTCTCGTTCTAGGGAGGCTTGGATTTGGGCAGTGCGCTCGATCGCTGATATCCATCCCCGCCGCGATAATATACTTCAGGTCTCCCCCTTCGTTTCCCAAAGCCGTCAGAGACCAAGATATCAGCAGCCGCGTGCCCATCTCAGCCTGCCAGTAAGTCTCCAGGTTCGCCGTTTTCCCAGTGGCTGCTACTTGCTGGCAAGCCGCTTTCACCGATTCCAATCCTTGATCTGAAGATAAAAAATCCCAAAAATAACGATTTTGTAATTGGGCTTCTTCTTGACCCAGAATGGTAGTAGTGGCAGGGTTAGCGCGCCGAATTTGGCCGGAGGAGTCGAGAACCAGCACCAAAGCGCCCACCGTGTCTAAAATGGCGCTAATAAAATTGCGCTCTTCCTCCAAAGCCTTCTCCGCACGTTTGAGGTCAGTTATATCGCGAGTGACGCTGAGGACGGATTCCACCTTACCATCGGGGGCAAATTCGGCCACGATGCGAGATTGGTAGCGGCGAATGCCCGTAGGACTGGCAAAATCAAATTCTATGACTTCAGGATTGCGAGTTTGGAAGACTTTTTCGATCGCCATCCTCCAGTACGATGACAAGTGAGGCGATATTCCCAACTCGTCCGATGTTTTGCCAATAAATGCCCCTGGTGCTATCCCAGTGGCAGTCCTAATGGACGGACTGGCGTAGAGGTAGCGCATTTGAGCATCGAACCGGGCGATAATATCCGGGGAATTTTCCACCAGGGTGCGGAATTCCTGCTTATGTCGGTATAGTTCCAATTCTGCCTGCTTGCGACTATGGATATCGAGCAATACCCCATCCACGATCGCTCGCTCCCCCCCGTTATGGCGAGAAAAGCGGCTGTTTTGGCGCACCCACTTCCACTCTTGTTGTGGGGTGAGAATCCGGTATTCAATGGGGACAGGTTCGAGATTTTCCTCGCTACTTTGCAAGTGTGTCAAGAACAGGTTGCGGTCTTCTGGATGAATCCCTTGCAACAGCAAATCTGGATTGGCAAAAGCCGCCTCTGGTTGTATTCCCATCAGTTCTGTCAAGCCGTCGCTGATGTAGAGTAAGGAGATGGCACCATCGGGTTGCACCGACCAGCGAAAGATGGCGCCAGGAATGTTGGCTGCGATCGCCGCGAGCAGTTCGTCCCGCTCCCTCAAAGCCCGCTCCGCTTGTACCCTAGCGGTAACATCCCTGCCCACCGACTGAAACTCAACCACAGCACCTGCCTCATCAAACAGGGCCCGATCGATCCATTGCTGAATTCCCACCTCTGAATTAGGTAGAATCACCTCATGCTCAATTTTTCCCACAGGAGATTCCTCCGTCAACTCGGTTAAATGTTGTAACACTCGCTCTACTTCCCCTGGCGCAACGATACTTAAAAAGCTATTACCGATTTCTGCCTCTGGTCGCGTCTGGAAATAGCGACAGTAAGCATCATTAACAAAAGTCAGCGAGCCATCAGGTTTGAAACGACAAACTAGCTCGGTTTGGTCTTCCACGATCGCACGATAACGCGCCGAACTCTCTCGCAGAGCCTGCAGAGCCTGAACCTTCTCCGTCACATCCCGCATCACGCCCAAATGCTTTCCGGGCAGAAAATAGGCTGTAGCTGCATACTCGACAATTCGCTGTGTACTGTCGGGACGGCATAACACACATTCCCTGAGCGTCTCATCCCCTTTGAGGAAACACTGCCACATCGGCTCTGCATCCAAAGGAAACCATAACTCCTGCAAATGCCGCCCCCGCATCGCCCCCAGTTCCACGCCAAACATCCCACAAGCGGCGGGATTCGCATCCAAACAATTGCCCTCATCATCCAAAATCACGATGCCATCGAGAGTTCCCATAAACATCGCTTCTAGCTGGTTGCTCCGGGTGCGCATTTCCGTCACATCCACCGCCGTCCCCACAATCCCCACAATTTCCCCAGACTCATTGCGCTTGGGGTGTACCGTCAAGTCCCAATAGCAAATCTGGCCATTAATTTCGACAAATGTCTCCTGTTTTACCCCTGTCCCCGTTGCCAACACCCGCCGCTTAATTGCCGCCAGCCGTTCTGCATCTTCCGGGGCGAAAACTTCCCACTCGGATTTCCATGCCACATCCGCCGCCATCAGCCCGCAAATGCTATTCAAACTCCAGCGATAGTACAAATTCAGATCTTGATGAAAGACAAAAGAAGCAGAACCGCACAAAGCTAATTCACAATCAGCCTCGTAATCAGGCAACGACGAAAAGCCGTTCGCCGGTAAAAACTCTAACTCTCCTTGTCCATCCTGAGTATCGGGAATGGTGGGGCGAGCTGCGGTGCAAACCCAGTCTGAACCGTGCCAATGCCATAACTGGGCAGTTATCCCTACCGCTAAGGTACGAGTATCATGGCAGCGGTAGGTTGTCTTGTAGGTAAAGGGATGATAGTTCTGGTTCGGCTCATCGGACTGTTGTTGCTGCTGGATTTGCCGCCACCGAGCCCGCCACGATTCCTCATCCAAGTCTGTTTCCACATCCCACACCAGGGGTAGGGAAGTAGGGAGGCAGGGAACGAAACCAAGCATCTGGGATGCTGCCCGATTGGCATACAGCAGCCTCCCGTCCTCTCCCCACCACATCAGAGCATCCCCCACAGCCTCCGCCACGGCGAATGGCGACTCTGATGCAGAGATGGAGAGTTGGCGAGTTTGTGAATCGGCGAGTCTCCGTCCTCCAGTTTCCATTGCTTCGTTGATTCTATTGATTCTATTGATTCTATTAATTGCTCCAGCTATTAGCCATAGCCCGTTCCAGCCGCCTGCGAGAACTTTTGCGACTAACCATTTCATCGGTTTTTCTTGCTCAAAATAAGCATCATGGGGTATTTACGGATAAGTGCGATCGAGCTTCCCCAGAAGCTATTCCCGATCGCCAACCATATATGTGCCTCACCGGACATTCCGCCAACCATCTCAGGCGAAATTTCCGGTTAGAACTATTTTGGTAAAACCGATCTATGCACGCCCCTCACCTGAGTAAACCGATAAATTATCTGGTTTGTTATGCTTCCACACATAATAGGGGGTGCAGCCACTGAATACTTAAATTATACACCAAAATTTGTCATTTGTCATTTGTCCTTTGTCCTTTGTCCTTTGTCTTTTGATAACTGATGGTCAATATCTGATAGCCGATAATTGATAATCAATAATCATTTGCTGATGATTATCAAATAATAACTAATAGCTAATAACTGATAGCTATTTTTATAGCAGGAACTAATGACAAATGACAAATGACAAATGACAAATGACAAATGACAAATGCTAAAGCCCTCACCCCCGTCCCCACACCCTGCGGAGGGGGAATTGGACAAATGACAAAGGACAAATGACAAATGACAAATGCTAAAGCCCTCACCAGAAGCCCCTAAAGCCCTCACCCCCGTCCCCTCTCCCAAGTGGGGAGAGGGGGGAATTGGACAAAGGACAAATGACAAAGGACAAAGGACAAAGGACAAATGACAAATGACAAATATGGGATATTGTCTGGATATGTTTGGTGGAGAGTGAGAGTAAATGTTCCTACAGCTTCCGCCACACCCAGTAGCTCTAAGCAAGGTTAGCACTTTGAATCTGTTCGTGGGGGTGGAGTAGGAGCAGTAGAGCGCCCACCGGATTCAAAATTGTGCTGATTAAGTGGCGCTCTTGGGGCAATTCCTGCTCGCTACGGCGTCAGGCTGCTGCTAACCGCCGCATTTCGGTGATATCTCGGAAAACCGCGATCGCTCCTACTACCTCCCCTTCATTGCATAGGGGTAAACCACTGCATCAGGTGTTTTCCTGGAAATTAGTTTTGTGGTGCTACATCTCCTTTGCCCAACCAGGGTGGTTTCCCCACAAGTTTGAATGAGGAATTACTGTGATTATCACTACATTATCCTATAATCATTATAAAATATACACAACTTCGTTAATATCTCCAAATGTGGTGGGTATCGGACGATCCTAAATCGTTTCGATTTGCATCATAAGTCACCAAAATTCAGGGAATGACATAGAACTGACCTACTGACGGCTATTTCTCTGTCAGATGGTCCAGGAGTTTTATATCCATCAGTCCTTTATGGGTGATTTATAACAAAGACTAATGATTGCATAGAATCCGATCGGGGTTGCCATTGGTCAGCCTCCAGCATTCTTTGCTCGGGTGAAGCTCGCGAGCTGCGCGGAGAAAAGTAGCGGACCTGGGGGCGTTTCCTGTAAGCGAGAGCCTAAACGGTAGTTCGCCCCTATACTGTCTTTGATTGTCAATAATACCTCACATTAATCAGATGAGAATCTTGCTTGTAGAAGATGACCTCCTGTTGGCGGAAGCTCTGGCGGAAGCCCTGGGGGACCAGCAATATATGGTAGATGTGGTTGGGGATGGAGAAAGCGCCTGGTCTCAAGTCAAAATGGTTGAATATGATTTAATCGTCCTAGATGTGATGCTGCCTAAGTTGGATGGAATCAGCCTGTGCCGCCGCCTGCGGTCTTTTGGCTATGGCCAACCGATCTTGATGCTCACAGCTCGGGATACCAGTATGGATAAAGTGGGCGGTTTGGATGCGGGAGCGGATGACTATGTGGTGAAACCGGTGGATTTTTTTGAGTTGTCCGCCCGGTTGCGCGCCCTCCTCAGACGTGGTAACTCTTCAGGAACGCCTGTGTTGGAGTGGGGGGGATTGTCTCTGGATCCTAGCACTTACGATGTCAGCTATGAGGGGGAGATGGTCCAGCTTACCCCAAAGGAGTATTCGATTTTGGAACTCCTGATGCGCAATGGTCGCCGGGTACTCAGCCGCAGCGCGATCGTCGAGCGGATTTGGTCTTTGGCGGACCCCCCGTCGGAGGATACAGTCAAAACCCACATTAAAAGCCTGCGCCAGAAACTCAGAGCCGCTGGGGCTCCCAACGATATTGTAGAAACCGTTCACGGTTTCGGCTATCGCCTCAAACATCTTCCTTAATTCTTCTTTAGGGGAAAATTTACCAGAGTTTTCCCAATTTTTACCTATTTGTTACCCAAAACTTTCACATTTTCCCTGTATCTTACATTCAGAGACACGGGTTATGGGCTTTCCGGCGAGTCCAGCTCCCTAAGTTACCTCCCCCACCTTGGGGGAGTACCTCTTTAGTAATGACTTCTCTATTCTTTACTGGGGACTCCGGCCAACTGCCAATCGGACTAGCGCGCCATTTTCGATTGCCTAATATCAAATCCGGTGATTCCATCATCGTGACAACTTTTCTGTCATTACAACTTTTCTGTCATTCCCGCTCCTGCGGTCATCCATCTTCTGAAGAGGATCTGTCTCGCTGATGATTGTTGGCCACGACTTGAGTTCAAAACCTGTGGGTGTAACAGTTTCAAAATTATATGAAGAA contains:
- a CDS encoding sensor histidine kinase KdpD encodes the protein MVSHEFRTPLSTILMSAQILQNSNPQWLNAKTVKNLQRIELSVKRSLHLMEDILTINQAETKRLDFHPQSVNLTKFCYHVLEEMQLFVINTNHNISLSIFAADSSDNADSYTHIVSLPSIYMYLDQTSLKPSSWEELYESYNKDITALVDEKLLRSIFINLLSNAIKYSPAGGAISCSVVLESERLIIRVRDEGIGISQEDQQRLFEAFYRAENVIDIQGSGLGLTVVKKCVDLHGGTVEVESELGKGTEFGVTLPQR
- a CDS encoding PAS domain-containing protein, producing the protein METGGRRLADSQTRQLSISASESPFAVAEAVGDALMWWGEDGRLLYANRAASQMLGFVPCLPTSLPLVWDVETDLDEESWRARWRQIQQQQQSDEPNQNYHPFTYKTTYRCHDTRTLAVGITAQLWHWHGSDWVCTAARPTIPDTQDGQGELEFLPANGFSSLPDYEADCELALCGSASFVFHQDLNLYYRWSLNSICGLMAADVAWKSEWEVFAPEDAERLAAIKRRVLATGTGVKQETFVEINGQICYWDLTVHPKRNESGEIVGIVGTAVDVTEMRTRSNQLEAMFMGTLDGIVILDDEGNCLDANPAACGMFGVELGAMRGRHLQELWFPLDAEPMWQCFLKGDETLRECVLCRPDSTQRIVEYAATAYFLPGKHLGVMRDVTEKVQALQALRESSARYRAIVEDQTELVCRFKPDGSLTFVNDAYCRYFQTRPEAEIGNSFLSIVAPGEVERVLQHLTELTEESPVGKIEHEVILPNSEVGIQQWIDRALFDEAGAVVEFQSVGRDVTARVQAERALRERDELLAAIAANIPGAIFRWSVQPDGAISLLYISDGLTELMGIQPEAAFANPDLLLQGIHPEDRNLFLTHLQSSEENLEPVPIEYRILTPQQEWKWVRQNSRFSRHNGGERAIVDGVLLDIHSRKQAELELYRHKQEFRTLVENSPDIIARFDAQMRYLYASPSIRTATGIAPGAFIGKTSDELGISPHLSSYWRMAIEKVFQTRNPEVIEFDFASPTGIRRYQSRIVAEFAPDGKVESVLSVTRDITDLKRAEKALEEERNFISAILDTVGALVLVLDSSGQIRRANPATTTILGQEEAQLQNRYFWDFLSSDQGLESVKAACQQVAATGKTANLETYWQAEMGTRLLISWSLTALGNEGGDLKYIIAAGMDISDRAHCPNPSLPRTRARNQPATAALFLNGVP
- a CDS encoding response regulator transcription factor, whose translation is MRILLVEDDLLLAEALAEALGDQQYMVDVVGDGESAWSQVKMVEYDLIVLDVMLPKLDGISLCRRLRSFGYGQPILMLTARDTSMDKVGGLDAGADDYVVKPVDFFELSARLRALLRRGNSSGTPVLEWGGLSLDPSTYDVSYEGEMVQLTPKEYSILELLMRNGRRVLSRSAIVERIWSLADPPSEDTVKTHIKSLRQKLRAAGAPNDIVETVHGFGYRLKHLP